A single Sphingopyxis chilensis DNA region contains:
- the lepA gene encoding translation elongation factor 4, with product MTTPLSHIRNFSIIAHIDHGKSTLADRLIQFTGGLTAREMSAQVLDNMDIEKERGITIKAQTVRLKYKAHDGETYQLNLMDTPGHVDFAYEVSRSLAACEGALLVVDAAQGVEAQTLANVYQSIEHDHEIVPVINKIDLPAADVDKVKAEIEDIIGLPADDAVLASAKAGIGIEEALEAIVTKIPPPKGDAAAPLVAMLVDSWYDPYLGVVILIRVIDGVLKKGQQIKFMQAGTTHLIDRVGCFTPKREELTEIGAGEIGFITAQIKDVAQARVGDTVTDAKKPAATPLPGFKEVQPVVFCGLFPTDANDFEKLRESIQKLRLNDASFSFEMESSAALGFGFRCGFLGLLHLEIIQERLTREYDLDLITTAPSVVYKLKLGHTKNEATKEIELHNPADMPDPNRIDEIEEPWIEAVIYVPDEYLGPILKLCQDRRGVQKNLTYVGGRAQITYELPLNEVVFDFYDRLKSISRGYASFDYHQIGHRPGDLVKMSILVNNEPVDALSMIVHRGSAESRGRGMCERLKDLIPRHMFKIPIQAAIGGKVIARETIAALRKDVTAKCYGGDATRKKKLLEKQKEGKKRMREYGNVNIPQEAFIAALRMGDDA from the coding sequence ATGACGACTCCCCTTTCGCATATTCGCAATTTTTCGATCATCGCGCACATCGACCATGGCAAGTCGACGCTCGCCGACCGGCTGATCCAGTTCACCGGCGGGCTGACCGCGCGCGAGATGTCGGCGCAAGTCCTTGATAATATGGACATCGAGAAGGAGCGCGGGATCACGATCAAGGCGCAGACGGTGCGCCTGAAATACAAGGCGCACGACGGCGAAACCTATCAGCTGAACCTGATGGACACGCCCGGTCACGTCGACTTCGCCTATGAAGTGTCGCGCAGCCTCGCGGCGTGCGAGGGCGCATTGCTCGTCGTCGATGCGGCGCAGGGGGTCGAGGCGCAGACGCTCGCCAACGTCTATCAGTCGATCGAGCATGATCACGAGATCGTGCCGGTGATCAACAAGATCGACCTGCCCGCGGCCGACGTCGACAAGGTGAAGGCCGAGATCGAGGACATCATCGGGCTGCCCGCCGACGACGCGGTGCTCGCGTCCGCCAAGGCGGGGATCGGCATCGAGGAAGCGCTGGAAGCGATCGTCACCAAAATTCCGCCGCCGAAGGGCGACGCCGCCGCGCCGCTCGTCGCGATGCTCGTCGACAGCTGGTACGATCCCTATCTGGGTGTTGTGATTTTGATCCGCGTGATCGACGGCGTGCTGAAAAAAGGGCAGCAGATCAAGTTCATGCAGGCGGGCACCACCCATCTGATCGACCGCGTCGGCTGTTTCACGCCCAAGCGCGAGGAGCTGACCGAGATCGGCGCCGGCGAGATCGGCTTCATCACCGCGCAGATCAAGGACGTCGCGCAGGCGCGCGTCGGCGACACGGTGACCGATGCCAAGAAACCCGCCGCGACGCCGCTGCCGGGGTTCAAGGAAGTCCAGCCGGTCGTCTTCTGCGGCCTGTTCCCGACCGACGCCAATGATTTCGAGAAATTGCGCGAGAGCATCCAGAAGCTGCGGCTGAACGATGCGAGCTTCAGCTTCGAGATGGAAAGCAGCGCCGCGCTCGGTTTCGGCTTCCGCTGCGGCTTCCTGGGGCTCCTCCACCTCGAGATCATCCAGGAGCGGCTGACCCGCGAATATGACCTCGACCTGATCACCACCGCGCCGTCGGTGGTCTACAAGCTGAAGCTGGGTCATACCAAGAATGAGGCGACGAAGGAGATCGAGCTCCACAACCCCGCCGACATGCCCGACCCCAACCGCATCGACGAGATCGAGGAGCCGTGGATCGAGGCGGTGATCTATGTCCCCGACGAATATCTGGGCCCGATCCTGAAGCTGTGCCAGGACCGCCGCGGGGTGCAGAAGAACCTCACTTATGTGGGCGGCCGCGCGCAGATCACCTATGAACTGCCGCTCAACGAAGTCGTGTTCGACTTCTATGACCGGCTGAAGAGCATCAGCCGCGGTTATGCGTCGTTCGACTATCACCAGATCGGCCATCGCCCCGGCGACCTCGTCAAGATGAGCATTCTCGTCAACAACGAGCCGGTCGACGCGCTGAGCATGATCGTCCACCGCGGCAGCGCCGAAAGCCGCGGCCGCGGCATGTGCGAGCGGCTGAAGGACCTGATCCCGCGCCACATGTTCAAGATCCCGATCCAGGCGGCGATCGGCGGCAAGGTGATCGCCCGCGAAACCATCGCCGCGCTGCGCAAGGACGTGACCGCCAAATGCTATGGCGGCGACGCGACCCGCAAGAAGAAGCTCCTCGAAAAGCAGAAAGAGGGCAAGAAGCGGATGCGCGAATATGGGAATGTGAACATTCCGCAGGAGGCGTTCATCGCCGCGCTGCGGATGGGGGATGATGCCTAG
- a CDS encoding transposase, giving the protein MPVTIDPPAGSALDLAEVAARLDESGVDLTQEDTIARCAALLAGLQRNRDFLATRVIAALQASYADQLEINRYSAQVFLLHRSPRGFYLRANLWPAATDAVYAASGPAAFSYGVPHDHNFSFLTAGYFGPGYVSDYYDHDPEAIDGRLGEPLDLRFVERSTLIEGRMLLYRAHRDIHRQLPPESLSLSLNIMDEGEHVPWRDQYIVDLGQKTDERGTIARRPTLTSGEMLLRCAVHLTGNGRDIAEQFARAHPVPRVRANAIAALAAVVVDPGGVLERGMADADARVRDDCARWLADGQAC; this is encoded by the coding sequence ATGCCCGTGACCATCGACCCGCCGGCCGGCTCCGCGCTCGACCTTGCCGAAGTCGCGGCGCGGCTCGACGAAAGCGGGGTCGACCTGACGCAAGAGGACACTATCGCGCGGTGCGCCGCGCTGCTCGCCGGGCTCCAGCGCAACCGCGACTTCCTCGCAACCCGGGTCATCGCCGCGCTTCAGGCGAGTTACGCCGACCAGCTCGAAATCAACCGCTATTCGGCGCAGGTCTTCCTTCTCCACCGCAGCCCGCGCGGCTTTTACCTGCGCGCCAACCTCTGGCCCGCCGCGACCGACGCCGTCTATGCCGCGAGCGGCCCCGCGGCCTTTTCCTACGGCGTCCCGCACGACCATAATTTCAGCTTTCTGACCGCCGGCTATTTCGGCCCCGGCTATGTCAGCGACTATTATGACCATGACCCCGAGGCGATCGACGGCCGCCTCGGCGAGCCGCTGGACCTGCGCTTCGTCGAGCGCAGCACCCTCATCGAAGGCAGGATGCTACTCTACCGCGCGCACCGCGACATCCACCGCCAGCTCCCGCCCGAAAGCCTGTCACTCAGCCTCAACATCATGGACGAGGGCGAGCATGTCCCCTGGCGCGACCAATATATCGTCGATCTCGGGCAGAAAACCGACGAGCGCGGCACGATCGCGCGGCGCCCGACGCTGACCAGCGGCGAAATGCTGCTGCGCTGCGCGGTGCATCTGACCGGGAATGGCAGGGACATTGCCGAACAATTCGCGAGAGCGCACCCGGTGCCGAGGGTGCGCGCGAATGCGATCGCGGCGCTGGCGGCGGTTGTGGTCGATCCGGGGGGCGTTCTCGAACGCGGGATGGCCGATGCAGACGCGCGGGTGCGCGATGATTGCGCGCGTTGGCTGGCCGATGGTCAAGCCTGCTGA